A stretch of DNA from Electrophorus electricus isolate fEleEle1 chromosome 18, fEleEle1.pri, whole genome shotgun sequence:
CACGGGGCCAGATGCTGCATAGGCAGCATTGAGGGACTGGATATTCTCCATAGAGAAAGTTTTCCCCCTGCCATGAGACATGCTGACCCTGCTGCCAGCGCTTACCCACTGCTGGCTCATTTTAGGGGATCTTGGAAGGCATGGTGATTGGGCTGGGGTAACTTCAGCATGGCTGACTGATTGTGCACTACCATACATTATGCACGGAAATGAAGGCTCAGGAAATTTCAGTTTGATTCAATTGCGTCCTTCAcacttttttctttacttttctttctcATGACACAATATAGTATTGTGACAATTAACTATTTAACAGTTTGACTGTTTACTGTAAAAGCTCATAAGGACTGCCACCTTAGCAGTCAGATTCATACAGAAAATTTCAACATTGTTGATCTATTTTCAGGCTCAAAGTTGTAGTCTGTACCTCCTTTCATGTCTCATCTTCCCCATGGTGTTTTACTATTAAGGTACAAATTTGTGCTATATGTACAGAtaagtgttattttatttaattctaCTGTGTTATCACGTTCCTGCTTTGGGTGGTattattttgaatgttttgagCAGCGTTTAGATCTTTCTAGTGGACTGTTAATTAAAGCAATTTGAAACTTGTGAAAACACTTCAGGCCCTCTTTAATATAATCTGTAGGAAGGGTAGAGAAAGAATGTAAGAAAGaatgtaagaaagaaagaaagaaagaaagaaagaaagaaagaaagaaagaaagaaagaaacagctTTTTTAAAGCATAACAGTATCATAGTGAGTAGCCTACTGCCGTGTTTCACGTGCGAAGGTGTTGacagtttaatgaaaataatcAAGTCATAAGAGAATAAACCGATTGTCAGTCAACGCAGATGTCAATTCCTTCGGTGGCGTTTGGCGGACGGCTCAGGAAAAGCCCCAATCTGCCAGTATCCGGAATTCTCCAATGCGTCAAAAGTCACATTTTTGAGTCagaaaaatgttatgtttataaaatgttatgtttattttaatgtacgCAACTGATATAGCATAAAATCCTTTATAATTAATGTCAAACTAATCAAACACTGCGCAGTAGCTGCCCTCACAAGGGGGCTAAGGATAAGAAACTTAACAATTTCGTCAATATGTAGTCTTTCAGCTACATGTGACACGAAGGCATTTAAAAACGAtactttttcctttaaaaaactATTTGCACAGTCGTGGACTTCTATTTGACCTTTCACTTTAGTCTTAAATTCACATTGTTTATTGGGGAAATGCTTTATCTTACATCAAGGTAGCTAAATTTAACGTTCCAAAATCCCTTTGAAAAGTAAAATTCCTGATAGCACTGATCCCAACTTCAATATTTATATATCGCATTTTATAAAAGATATAGATGACGCTATGCGTTATTCTTGTATTCAGTTTCTCAAAAATCCTCTTGGAAAGTAAAATACTTGATAGGACCGATCAAGTATTTTACTTTCCAAGAGGATTTTTGAGAAACTGAATACAGGAATAACGCATAGCGTCATCTATATCTTTTCGTTTCCCCACCACAGTGAAACAGATCTTGTTACGTCAGAAAGAGTATAGTAAGATGCAGATAAAGTATACAAACTCATAACCAGCTCATTTTTACCAAATGTCAGACAACTGGACATCCATTGCCACCCCTGGATGTGCGGATTGTTTCCGATATGCACTGTTACATCACTTCAGAAGCTAACACCAAACAGCAAGAGACTTACTTTATCGTACGACATCATAGTTCTTGCAAACCTAAGGGATTAAACTCACCTGCTGAAGTAAGGCAAGTCCTTCTCGACATACTTGTACCTAAATTTCACATACAGTCTTTACGCTCCCGGAACGGCGCTTCTCCATTTGCATGACGCTGCGGGGACGCGTAACGTCGTCTCCCGTTTACTGAGTCTGGCACCACGGCAATGAGTCTGTTAAAGTGACAGTCGAGAAAAGACTGGCGATCTACGAAGGCATTTATGTCTGCTGTGAAAAGGCGGCGCTACCAGCGCCTTTCATGTTAGGCCGTGGGAAGCTATAGAACTCACAATTTTTACTGCAAACCAATTTCGCCTATAATATTTTAAAGGGTCTGCATGAAATTCGGCAACAGCTATTACACCCACACTGACGTGGacagtttgttgttgttgatttgtttgtttgttttttatctgtctaaataatttatttgaatttgacaTAGCAATGTTGCTCAAATGCATaactttaaagcatttaaaatttgCATACAAATGATGTTATGCGACTAATATGCTATCTTCTTAGGCTTTGAGTAGTCTAAATCCAATAAACaaattttatgtaaaatgtattttaccagAATTCACTGTAATGTAaagtataaaattatatttttgtggaaaaaaatatttggcgTTACAATGTAGATATGTcttgaaacctttttttcacaACGTGAAATTTGTGAAGAATATTGTGAAGTCATTGTTCAAAAAACTTAACACCCGGATGCTATGTTAAAGCATAAAATATCGCTTTTTAATcgtaaaaattaaaattacttGATTAAGCCAATTCTTCTGCGTGTATAATTATCTTAGTTGTTCTCAGCAGTCAAAGGGCGCAGTGTTTATAGAATGCATTTGTTGACTTTCCTTTATAATTAAAGCGTGAGTGGGTAGAAAACTGGGAGCCGATTGGAGTGTTCTGCGTTTCAGCACTGGACAGCTCCTCTGTGCCTCAGTactatttcatttattcatttacttatCTTCTAAACTGCTTAATCCAATTCAGGGTTACGGAGGGCCGGAACCGTTCCCGGCAACAAAAggtcgcgcgcacacacacacacacacacacacacacacacacacacacacacacacacacacactcattcattcattcattcattcattcatacaggGACAATGTAGAGACGTTAAACGACGTAAGACGCACATTGTTTAGAATATGGCATACATAACACAAACTACAACGTGGCGAAGAACTACAAAGATTTTTCTAAAGTCAGACATGAGCTAACGTTCATAATCGTTGACCCACTGAATTGTAGCACATTCTACAAAAACGTAAACCACAAAATAGCATGATACATTTAATGGTATTCTActgatttcctgtttttataCAATAGTCCAAAGCCTGCAGGCCTAAGACTTCTAACCAGTAGAAATGTGACTGAAACAAGCTACTACTATTGCCTTTACTACAGTTTACAGTTAGTTTGATAGTAGTCGTTCTAATCTTAGAGTGCTTACTCTGCGTCCAGAAAGCTGCTGACCTCGATACTGACATGAGGTCAACCCTAAAAGAATTAATATCTCTCATATTAACTATGCCTAATAAACAGACCTATGTTCACACAGTCTGTAGGCAATATCTCACAAAGAAAGATTTAAACAATTCAGTCAGTTAGCACTCCCAGAGTAATAAACAGTTGAATAGTTAAACAGTTCTAAAAGTTAAACATGTATGACAGATTTTTATGTCAACAGTAACCATATTAAAGACAGAGGGAGTCAAATTCTGCTCAAATATGTTGAACAGCTTGCTATCTTTGCTCAGTCTTCCATCCATCACTGAGTAAGAGAAGCTATTTAATTGTTTACTGGGGTGATCTCTGGGGTGTGACTATAGCCCACATCCTTCTCAGTACAGACTGTTACAACATAGTATAAGACTTCATTATTCACTGATACAGTAGATTATATCATAAAGATTAATATACTCtttgaaatattaattttatttactgtagTAGTGTAACTATCAATTACATTCATATAAAAATtagcaacaacaaacagaacTGTGTTAATTCATGGTACACCTTGTTTTTCATATGGTGCAAAGAGGAACTGTAAATGAAGATAAGGAAGtggaaaaagagaggaagaaagtgaactagtgagagagagagagagagagagaacatcctGTTTCGGTAAATGAGTCAGTAAAAGACCCTCAGAAAGATATGCTTACAGATATATATCAAATAATTTCTGGACCTCTTAAAATTATGCAAGAGTACATTAAGAATAAtgtgataaaaatgtattttctcctAGTAGAGATATAATATCATGTGTTTgaatacatgaaaaaacaaagcTTTCAAATGCATAGAAAATAAGAGCGCTCAAGTCAAAAGGCAGGTGGTGTTATGGCTATATGTAAATTTGAAACAAGCCTGTAATGAGCAGCTGTGGTTGGAGATGGAGATACATCTGTATGGATCTCAAAAGGTCCAAAccaaagtgaaacaaaaaacTCCTCCTCCTTATTATTAGGGGGAAAGCATGCACATTAGAAAAAGAATTTCTGTACAAGAAGTAGGTGGTTTCATTATGTTTTCATACAGCCAGTAttaggaaaagaaaacagcatcaaaaggttacaaacattttcataaactatattgatttttctttcatgtgttaTCTAAAAATATACAGAGATAATGTTATAAACAGATACCTTCATATAAAGCATGATCatataaatgattaataatcCAAAACATCTACCTCTGAACATAATTTTGTTATGAAGCTTAAATAAGTATTGTTTAAggaagtattttaaaatatttacaattgaTGTTAAACCATTTTATATCTGTAAAAGTATGAAATAGCTCTTGTGAATGTGTTGTTAAAGGAATATTAAAGTGTTTCACaatcttatttatatttaccaCATCTACAGAGCATTGCCAGTTACCATACACAATAATCTTGACTTGAATTTACTTGAAACATACTTCTCATAGAACCCTAAAGGTAGTTGTTGACTTCTGCCAGTAAACATTTCAAGTATATGACtacatgtgtatgtttttctaAAGCAATTTGTAAATTAgtactacataaataaaacctATTACTACATGAtgcaaattcaaaataaaaccaataCACTCCAAATGTCTTAGAATGATACATGGGagaatgttttaatttctaTGCAGTTTTATCCAGCTGAAGCCCACAAAAATATGTGTattgaataaatgtttcttgGTAAAATTAAACAACTACCCTTAGGCTtccattataaatatataaatattagacTGTGTGGTAGGCTATTAATCAAGTTGTCAGTTTAGAATTGATTGGCTCGTTAAGCACCAACAGCAAATCTCAGCTTTTTGACAGTTCATAAGACAGGAAGCTTTCTGTAACTTTTTTATCATAGGATTTCACATTGTCAGAGGCTAGGGCAATACGCAGGTCATTCCAGAAGAGAGGCTGGGCCCGAGGGTTTTTAGGCCAGGATAGAACTGACTTCCTGCACAGCCTCTTTCTCATCTGTAGATACTTGAGCTTGGGAAAAACAGCATCCAGGAGAATCAGCACTGCAACGTCCACTTTCTCATCAAGAAGCCTTTGCTGGACCAGGAGGAAGGCTTGTCTTATGATCCCATTCAGTGAAGCACAGCCGCCATGGTTAGTCAGCACAAACACTGTCTTTCTGCTATTGCACACTGCACTATGTAGATTCTCAATGCATGACAACCCTGGTAACCAGTCTCGTTCTTCCAGACAAAGCTGAAATCGCCATCTTCCTTTGTTCTCCAAGTTCATCACCATCTCAGTGTAGATCCAGTCCCTGACTGCCTTGTTCCTTGTGTCAAATACAACAAAGGCATCATGCTGGttgtttgccatgttttctCCATAAAGTGGAGTGTAGCCTTTGTGTCCTGCCCATAGTATCTGAAAACAGTACCACAAATCCCAACCATATAGATGCTTCAAAAGGGGTATTGCAGTTGCTGCTATAGTAAGTAGGGAGGTAACGAGGAAGGCAATGCTACCAAATATCTCCTGGCAGGAGCGAGGATCAATGGAAAGGATGTTTACTCCTGTCTGTGACTCAGGGAAACCACAGCGAACATCTGTAGTGAGGTGTGGGATATCCAAAGGACTTGCTCGCAGAAACTCAGCAAACCAAGCGGTGGTGCAGCTGCAAATAAAAGGGTTAGCATGCAATGTCAGCTTGCAAGAAATGTTCCTTCTATGCTCTGTATCAGGGATAGTACAAGTGGTATGGCCATTCTGTAATGCAGGTGGAAGAATAAGGTTTTCTATGATCTTCAGCTGGTTGTGATTGAGCATGAGGTTTTTAAGGGCTGTTGCCTGGCTGAAGAAAGACTCTGGAATTGCACTTAATCTATTATGACTTAAGTCCAGGCTTGTGAGCTTTACTCCAAAGTAGATAATGCTGTCTGGTAGGACAGAGAGATAGTTTCCACTGAGGTTTAGGTAGCAGAGATCACTGAGAACTGAGATGTTGTTCCAGGGGAAGTAATTTAAGAGGTTTGAGTCCAACCTGAGCACACGAATACTTAGAGGAAGGTTGACCAGTGCCTCTGGAGAAAATGATATTAACTGGTTGTCAGAGATGTCAAGGTAGGTAAGGCTCGTCAACCCTTGAAAGAAGTGTATATACTGATCTCCCCTTGTGTCCCACATAATATCCAACCGGTTCCCAGAAAAGAAGAGATATTTCAGAGATTTACTAATAAGAGTATTAGAGATCCGAATACCAATGTTGTTATTTGCTAGACTGAGAACTTCTAATGAAGTTAAATTTGATATGAATGTGAAGCGATGACCTATTCCCCTCATAAGAAAGTGGAATTCATTGCTGCTGAGATCAAGAACTTTTAGCGTGTTCCTTAGCTCCTGGAAAGCTTCATTGAAGTATAGGTCAATGCGGTTGTGTGCCATATTGAGGTATACCAATTTTGTAAGAGGGTAGAACTGATGGCCACTTAAAGTTTGACTCATGTAATTGTAGGATAGGTCTATGCATGCAGCTTCTTCCATTCCTCTGAAAGTACTTGCATTCAGCCATGGGATATTATTTTGAGATAGGTCAAAAAATAGTTCCCCATAACAGAGACACTTTTGAAAATAACACAGTGTATAATTTTTTGGACAGTCTGCCTCAGTGCACTGCAAAGATTTCATCCAGGGCTCCGACCTAAAGGCAGGGGTTTCTTCAATTTGTAGGTCCTCGTCCCTGTGATATTCACTCATTGCCATGGAATAATACTGTACATCAGTTGAGCTGGCTGTATAGTATGGGTTGAAAGCAAGCATGTTCTGGGAAAGCACCACCATTCTCAAGGCTTTCAGATAGCCGAATGAAGTGATATTGCAGGAACTCATGAAGTTCATACGCAAGTCAATATACTCGAGCTGTGGCAGTTTAATCAGAGGTTTAAGGCTATAGTCAGACaattgatgaaaaaaaaatccgcTTAGATATAGTTTCCTCAAAGAAATCATCTTGCTAATGGAAGGTGACAAGATCAGCTCTTGAAAGGTTTTCTGGGGCTGATAGTTATAGAGTAGGTTAAGGGACACAACACCCTGCAGCTCACTAAAAAATGTGCCATTACGGATACTGAAAGCTAGGAAATTGTCTGAAAGATCAAGTATTTTAAGTTTGTTTAGTTGTGCAAAAAGATTATTAGGAAGGGAATGGAGTGAATTTCCACGCAGATTGAGTTTAATGAGAGAGTTTCTCTGATCATAGAAGGCACTTGGGTGCAGACCTAAAGATGCATTATTTGGGCAAGGGAAGCAGGGCTGAGCAGCATGGTCACACCTTTGGCAGTTGCACTCTAGATTAAGGAAATGGAGTTTTGTCAGGTTGGCAAATGAGTCTTCTCTTATCTCTGTAATCTTGTTTTCTCTCAGGTCAAGATTTTCCAATAAGCGTGGCAATTGTGTGGGAACTGATGTCACATTGTTAAAACCAAGCGTGAGGTTCCGAAGCTCAGGTAAATCCTGAAACACTTGTGGATCAATAAAGAAGGATTCATTACAAGGGTTGGCATAGTAGCAGTTTTTAGCAAGAAGTAGCTGTTTAAGGAGAGGTGTCTTAAGAGGGTGCTCAATTCggaaaatattattaaattcCAATCCTAGGACCTCAAGACTCTGTGGTAGTTGTGGTATAGTCTTAAGGCTGTTTCCAGCTAAATGAAGAGAGCTCAATTTTGTCAGGTTAACAAAAGCATTATGGTCAATTGTCACTTTGCACGAGGGTAATCTTAGTGCCTTGAGACGACCTGGCAAACAGTTCCACATTAAACTGAGGTGCTGAAGATTGGGTATATTTGAGAAGTCATCACTTTTTACCTGATGTATTAGATTTTCATTGAGGTTAAGTGAGATAACGAAAAGGGACGTGAATTTGGGGATGCTGGTGAAGCCTCTGTGCTTACAGTCGACATGCATGTCTTCATTTTCAACAGTGTTACTATCACAAGGATAGAATTGAGGATTTATCATCTTAACCACACAAAGGTGATCCAGCACTAATAACAAATACAATCCAGCTCCAAACATGACCTACAGACATAAAAATATGTGTTAGCATGTACATCTACATTATGAATAATAGAAAAGAAATAGATGTGGCTAAAAGATTATAGCTTCTCAGCACTGTCAATCAGTAGTATTTTGTTCAGGAGCTGATTATCAAACTGTGGGAAAAGAAAAGATGCTTTCTTGGTACAGATAGTGGGCAAGACAATTTCACATTATTCCTTTTTACATTGTAATATCTGTTCAGTTACATAAAAAGAAGCTAATTgcaaatttaatttttatttggaGATGTTACTtctaaaaaattttttaaaaaaagcatttcctCTCATTGCTTTTACAAAGCTGTTATTTTTGACTAATTAAAGGAAACGTCCTACCAAACAACTTTCGACCCATCTCCAGTTCTG
This window harbors:
- the tlr9 gene encoding toll-like receptor 9; this encodes MFGAGLYLLLVLDHLCVVKMINPQFYPCDSNTVENEDMHVDCKHRGFTSIPKFTSLFVISLNLNENLIHQVKSDDFSNIPNLQHLSLMWNCLPGRLKALRLPSCKVTIDHNAFVNLTKLSSLHLAGNSLKTIPQLPQSLEVLGLEFNNIFRIEHPLKTPLLKQLLLAKNCYYANPCNESFFIDPQVFQDLPELRNLTLGFNNVTSVPTQLPRLLENLDLRENKITEIREDSFANLTKLHFLNLECNCQRCDHAAQPCFPCPNNASLGLHPSAFYDQRNSLIKLNLRGNSLHSLPNNLFAQLNKLKILDLSDNFLAFSIRNGTFFSELQGVVSLNLLYNYQPQKTFQELILSPSISKMISLRKLYLSGFFFHQLSDYSLKPLIKLPQLEYIDLRMNFMSSCNITSFGYLKALRMVVLSQNMLAFNPYYTASSTDVQYYSMAMSEYHRDEDLQIEETPAFRSEPWMKSLQCTEADCPKNYTLCYFQKCLCYGELFFDLSQNNIPWLNASTFRGMEEAACIDLSYNYMSQTLSGHQFYPLTKLVYLNMAHNRIDLYFNEAFQELRNTLKVLDLSSNEFHFLMRGIGHRFTFISNLTSLEVLSLANNNIGIRISNTLISKSLKYLFFSGNRLDIMWDTRGDQYIHFFQGLTSLTYLDISDNQLISFSPEALVNLPLSIRVLRLDSNLLNYFPWNNISVLSDLCYLNLSGNYLSVLPDSIIYFGVKLTSLDLSHNRLSAIPESFFSQATALKNLMLNHNQLKIIENLILPPALQNGHTTCTIPDTEHRRNISCKLTLHANPFICSCTTAWFAEFLRASPLDIPHLTTDVRCGFPESQTGVNILSIDPRSCQEIFGSIAFLVTSLLTIAATAIPLLKHLYGWDLWYCFQILWAGHKGYTPLYGENMANNQHDAFVVFDTRNKAVRDWIYTEMVMNLENKGRWRFQLCLEERDWLPGLSCIENLHSAVCNSRKTVFVLTNHGGCASLNGIIRQAFLLVQQRLLDEKVDVAVLILLDAVFPKLKYLQMRKRLCRKSVLSWPKNPRAQPLFWNDLRIALASDNVKSYDKKVTESFLSYELSKS